In a single window of the Arachis hypogaea cultivar Tifrunner chromosome 6, arahy.Tifrunner.gnm2.J5K5, whole genome shotgun sequence genome:
- the LOC112698299 gene encoding transcription factor SPEECHLESS-like — METEKLPAMDNNTLLSETFLNTTQFGGGDLFSILESLEDLNSPPPPPRKRQKVTVSASEEENNNNADGEERVLSSHITVERNRRKQMNHHLSVLRSLMPSFYVKRGDQASIIGGVVDYINELQQVLQCLEAKKNRKVFYTDNVLSPRLIIPSPKLGPRILTLPPISPRTPQPGSPWLHSIEPSPSSSGSDNMNELVANSKSVIADVEVKFCGPHVLVKTVSPRIPGQAMRIVSALQDLALEILHLTITTSDETMLYSFTIKIGIECQLSAEELAQHIQQTFC; from the exons ATGGAAACAGAGAAGCTTCCTGCAATGGATAATAACACCTTACTATCTGAAACTTTCTTGAACACAACACAGTTTGGTGGAGGAGATCTGTTTTCCATTTTAGAGAGCCTTGAAGACTTGAAtagtcctcctcctcctccaaggAAGAGACAGAAGGTTACTGTATCAGCATCCgaagaagaaaataataacaacGCTGATGGAGAAGAAAGGGTATTATCGTCACATATAACTGTTGAGCGCAACCGGAGAAAGCAAATGAATCACCATTTGTCTGTGTTGAGGTCACTTATGCCCTCCTTTTATGTCAAACGA GGAGATCAAGCATCAATAATTGGAGGTGTAGTTGATTACATCAACGAATTGCAACAAGTTCTACAATGCCTAGAGGCCAAGAAAAATAGAAAGGTATTTTACACGGATAACGTACTAAGCCCAAGATTAATTATTCCAAGCCCAAAATTAGGCCCAAGAATACTAACCCTGCCGCCCATTAGTCCAAGAACTCCACAACCTGGAAGCCCATGGTTGCACTCCATTGagccttctccttcttcttctggaTCTGATAATATGAATGAGCTTGTTGCGAATTCAAAGTCGGTGATTGCTGACGTGGAGGTTAAGTTTTGCGGTCCGCATGTATTAGTGAAAACTGTCTCCCCGAGAATTCCTGGGCAAGCCATGAGGATAGTATCAGCGCTTCAAGACCTTGCTCTTGAGATTCTTCATCTCACCATTACCACTTCTGATGAAACCATGCTATACTCTTTCACTATTAAG ATTGGGATTGAATGCCAACTGAGTGCGGAAGAACTAGCTCAACATATCCAGCAAACATTCTGCTAA